Proteins co-encoded in one Pyxidicoccus xibeiensis genomic window:
- a CDS encoding AAA family ATPase → MLERIFVDNFRCFVNFEWRPGRLALLLGENGSGKSTLGRLLWFVRSLVVNEVEVRQWFSGGSLTRWDQRLEQRIELDVRLPEGIYQYELVVEHDSDEPQRAQVKREALRCAGTSLMTFDEGVLQLHDDDGRAGPAFPAHRSRSGLGAVAASRSNKKLMAFKRWLDEDVWFFKPDPRAMKERTDEGADVLVPDLGNFSSWYPRSIAQDLEVAFRVRDSLAHVFPGFETLGVDKVRPKLQARFKTGKGASYAVDFRELSDGQRALIALYVLRHAILKPGRLVIFDEPDNYVALREIQPWLMEVIDVTLSSDGPQVWFVSHHPELLNRLAPSYGMRLFRHEDGPVRLEPFKGVPGLTPAETIEREWADG, encoded by the coding sequence ATGCTCGAGCGAATCTTTGTCGACAATTTCCGATGCTTCGTCAACTTCGAGTGGAGGCCTGGCCGGCTCGCGCTGCTGCTCGGCGAGAATGGCTCGGGGAAGTCGACACTCGGCCGACTGCTATGGTTCGTACGGTCGCTCGTGGTCAATGAGGTCGAAGTGCGCCAGTGGTTTTCCGGTGGCTCGCTGACCCGATGGGACCAACGCCTGGAGCAGCGGATCGAGCTGGATGTCCGCCTTCCGGAGGGCATCTACCAGTACGAGCTCGTCGTGGAGCACGATTCCGACGAGCCGCAGCGTGCCCAGGTCAAGCGCGAGGCACTTCGTTGTGCGGGTACGTCGCTGATGACCTTCGATGAGGGGGTGCTGCAACTCCACGACGATGATGGACGCGCGGGGCCGGCCTTCCCGGCTCATAGGAGTCGTTCCGGGCTCGGTGCCGTCGCGGCGAGCAGGAGCAACAAGAAGCTGATGGCCTTCAAGCGCTGGTTGGATGAAGACGTCTGGTTCTTCAAGCCAGACCCACGGGCCATGAAGGAAAGAACCGATGAGGGCGCTGATGTGCTGGTGCCCGACCTCGGGAACTTCTCGTCGTGGTACCCGCGGAGCATCGCTCAGGACCTTGAGGTCGCGTTCCGGGTCAGGGATTCGCTCGCCCATGTCTTTCCCGGCTTTGAAACCCTGGGAGTCGACAAGGTCCGCCCGAAGCTGCAAGCCCGGTTCAAGACGGGAAAGGGTGCGTCCTACGCCGTCGACTTCAGAGAGCTCTCAGACGGTCAGCGTGCGTTGATTGCGCTCTACGTCCTCCGCCATGCGATTCTCAAGCCAGGGCGTCTGGTCATCTTCGATGAGCCGGACAACTATGTCGCGCTGAGGGAAATCCAGCCGTGGCTGATGGAAGTCATCGACGTCACGCTGTCGTCCGACGGTCCTCAGGTCTGGTTCGTCAGCCACCATCCCGAGTTGCTGAACCGCCTGGCGCCGTCGTACGGCATGCGGCTCTTCCGGCATGAGGACGGCCCCGTTCGCCTCGAGCCATTCAAGGGGGTTCCTGGATTGACTCCCGCGGAAACCATCGAGCGCGAGTGGGCTGATGGGTAA